The Deinococcota bacterium DNA segment ATCGTCGGCAAGTGCGCGCCCTCCAGGGAACTCCCTGAAGTGCGCAACTGGGGCAACTACCGAGCGCACATGCTCTCGTACGCGAGCCAGGGATACATCGGCATTCTCCCGGATTATCAGGGCTTCAACGACGCAGAGGGCCTGCACTACTACTTCGTGGCCGATCTGGAAGGCCGGGTGATGCTGGACGCGGCCAGAGCCGTTTATGCTGTTTTCGAGAACTCACCCTTGTTGGTTGCACCAAGCGACGACGTCTTTCTGGCGGGCTACTCGCAAGGCGGCCACGCGATCTTTGCCGCCACCGATCTCGCGCCCGATTACGCGCCCGAAATCAACGTTCGTGGGGTCATAGGTTACGGGGCGACCACAAATGTCGCTGCCCTGATGCGTGACATTCCCTACTTCACGCCCTACATCCTTTATGCCTATGCCCAGTACTACGGCCCCGACACGGCCGACGTCGCACGCGTGCTGAACCCCCGCTGGATCCCCACTTTTGAGCAGGACGTCACCGGCAGGTGCATTGACGAAATGTCCACGTACTACGGCCAGGATCCACGGCAAGTCTATCAAGCGGAGTTTTATGACGCTCTAGTCAGCGGACGCCTTGCGGAGCAGTTTCCAAACCTGCAGGCCGCACTTGACA contains these protein-coding regions:
- a CDS encoding lipase family protein, yielding MTIPVSLWRRAELQLRPGLVTACLALWLIPAFAAAQESDWRGAISQMRFVQSFSTAEINAYSTKLYSRVTPPQAHYAVDLYLLTFTSTDEDDNPIDIVAQLYIPRLDYLGEVPVYMMGSGTTGIVGKCAPSRELPEVRNWGNYRAHMLSYASQGYIGILPDYQGFNDAEGLHYYFVADLEGRVMLDAARAVYAVFENSPLLVAPSDDVFLAGYSQGGHAIFAATDLAPDYAPEINVRGVIGYGATTNVAALMRDIPYFTPYILYAYAQYYGPDTADVARVLNPRWIPTFEQDVTGRCIDEMSTYYGQDPRQVYQAEFYDALVSGRLAEQFPNLQAALDMNSTGVVRGEVPSLILHGGADPIVTTPSQDAFVRQQCSLGASVTYRVYPGVHHFQVRQVGFRDALAWMQSIVDGEAPPSDCVRLLSQSR